Part of the Imperialibacter roseus genome, ATTTGTATGGCCTATGTCTGTAAATGCGTCAAACATAAAGAGCCTGTCGCCCGCATCAAGGCAATTGGGGTAGACAGCGTTAACTGCCAAAACGGCGTCTCGCTCGGTTTTCCAAAAGCTCTCCGCCGAAAGTCTGTCATCAGGAACTGTTTCGAGCAAATCTTTTTGACAGGCAGAAGCCATTGCCATTACTATTAATACTAAAAAGGTTTTATATATATTGAGTCTCATTTTTCAAATATTTAGGTGATTAAAACTGAATATTTGCCCCAAGCGTCCACAAAGAAACCTGAGGGTAGTAAGTCGCCCTCCCATTGCCTACTTCCGGATCAAGGCCCCATTGATTAAGCTTGGAAATAGTGAACAGATTGGTGGCAGAAACATAAACGTTGGCCCTGGTCATACGCATTTTTGTCACCAACATGTCCGGCAGGTTATACAGCAACTGAACATTTTTCAGCCTTAAGTAGGAACCATCTATGATCATTCTATCAGATGTATACATGTTCAACAAGTCTCTTTTATAGGGCCTTGGAAATCTGGCATCCGTGTTTTCAGATGTCCAATAATTTCCTTTGCTAACAATTTCCGGCACGAACCCTTCGTTATTGCCATTTTCCGCAATACCACCTGCCAGGCGAGTGTCAACCCCTGACGCACCCTGGAGGAGCAGGTTAAGCTCAAAATTCTTGTAAGAAACATTGCCATTGAGCGCAAACACGAAATCTGGGAATGATTTGCCTATTACCACTCTGTCGCTGGCATTGATAAGACCATCATTGTTGATATCAACATACTTCACATCGCCAGGCCCACGATTTGGTCCAATATTTGGATAAGAATCCACCTCCTCCTGAGTCTGAAATAGCCCGTCTGTTTTATAACCCCATTGAGAATTGATTGGCAAACCCTCATCTATTATCGTTAGAGGGTTGATATCGCTACCTGTGATGTATGGCCCAGTTCCTGAAAGGCTTACCACATTATTTCTATTGGCAGATATATTTAAGGTTGTATTGTACCGAAGGGCTTTGTCGGGGGCATTTCTATACCCTAGCTGTAGCTCAACTCCCTTATTGTCGACCACTCCTGCATTTTGGGGCGGTGCTCCTAAACCGATCGTAGCTGGAATCGGCAGGTTTAGCAAAATTCCTTCTGTACGCTTAAAATAATAATCCAGTGCTACCGTAAAACCGCCAAATACCTGTGCATCAAAACCGATATCCGTTTGAGTTGTAGTCTCCCAGGTGATATCTCGATTGGAAATCGTGGTTGGTTGGAAACCAATTACAGATACTCCATTGAAGGTATAGGCACTGGCAAAAAGCGACTGATAGTAGCTATAAAGCCCAACCGTTTGGTTTCCAGTTTTTCCCCACGACGCCCTAAGTTTGAATTCATCCAACGGTACAATTCCCTGCATAAAGTCTTCCTCAGAAATACGCCACCCTCCAGAGAAAGAAGGGAAAAAGCTGTACTGATTACTACCAGTAAATCTAGAAGAGCCGTCGTACCGGGCATTCATTTCAAGCAAGTATCGATCATTGTATGAATAATTCACCCTTGAAAAGTATGACCTTAACCCAAACTGAGAATTTACTCCATAATTGGTCTTTGTTCCGTCGTCGGCACCCTGGCCTATCGACTGGATGTCATTATTATAAAACCTTTCTCTGTAGGCCCTTAAAGAGTCTTTGGCGTTGTCAATGGTTGAGTAGCCAAGGAGGGCCTTCACCTCGTGGTTTCCGAATGCATTGTCGTACAAAAGTAGGTTGTTCCAGGTATACTCGGTAGAATTGTCCCTGATCTCGGTTAGGCTATTGTTTACTACAGTCCTGGTAATATTGGTGTTTTTGTCTGTATTCGAAAAAGCATTGGTAAAGTCCTTTCTGCGGATATTATCAATCCGCATAGCAAGTTGTGAACTGAATGTGAGGTGATCAACAATTTTCCACTGTGCTTTAGCACTTCCAAAGATGTTCTCGTTCCATAGCTTGGAGGTTCCCTGCTGCTCAGCAAACATTAGTGGGTTATTGCCTTGTGTACTCAGTCCATAAGTGCCATCTTCATATTTAGGAGTAGCAAAAAGAGAGCCGTGGATAAACCTGTCAAAAACGTTGGCTTCGTTGACGGGTGCCAAAGAGTAGTTGCTCCTGTAATTCAAATCAGTGCTGAACGTCAAATTTTCAGAGGCCTTGAAATCGGAATTCACCCTCACATCACGCAAATTGCTACCGTAGTCGATAGGGACATCAAGGATAGAGTTTTGCTTCATGTATCGCATGCTCATCCTGGCTTTGAAGGTCTCACTACCTCCACTCACTGCCAGGTTATGGTTGAACTGTGGCGCTGCATAAAGCATAACCTTGTACCACTCGTTCACGTGAGGAAATTTTTCTGGATCAGTTTTGTTCCCCCTCAAATACTCGTCTATTCCCTGGTCGGTAAATTTCTGAGGAACTACAAGGCCTGCATTCTCATACGCCACTTGCTGTAGTTTCATGTAGGAAGGCATATCCATTTTCGGATTGTTTACCGAGTTTTGCAGCGCATAATACGTGCTGTAGTCCACAGTGACTTTCCCTTCTTTGGCTCTCTTCGTTGTAATAAGGATAACACCATTAGCAGCTCTGGATCCATAAATAGCTGTTGATGCAGCGTCCTTCAGTATTGAAACAGACTCGATATCACCAGGGTTGATATTGGTGAGCTGTTGCTCAACACCGTCGACAATAACCAGGGCATCGTTTTTATTTCCGAGTGTGGTTATACCTCTTACCCGCATTGTCGTTGCCGTTCTGCCGGGGCTCCCTCCCTGATCCAGCACCGTTAGTCCAGCTGCCTGACCTTGCAACGACTGTTGAATGCTTGAAACAGGGCGTTTGGTCAATTCCTCGCCATTTACCTGAGCTACTGCATTTGTCACGCTCACCTTCTTCTGCTCTCCATACCCCACAACCACAATCTCTTCTAACGCAGCGATATCGTCATCCAGTGTAACGCTAATCGAAGTTCGTCCCCCAATCGCTACTTCTGCGGTTTTATATCCAACAAAACTGAACACCAATGTAGCATTATCCTCGGCCAGCAACTTGTAATTACCATCAAAGTCCGTAACAGTGCCGGTGCTTGTCCCCTTAATCAGTACGTTAACGCCCGGGAGCCCATTACCACCATTGTCGGTAACCCTGCCCGTTACTTCCACTTCCGACGCAGTTGCTACAACTGCCAGCAGCTCCGATACCAGGTTTGTCTGCTCGAAGGCACGGCTAACATTTATGGTCTCATCAATTCTTTTGAATTGTAATCCTGTTTCTCTGGCAATGCCGAGAAGTAACTCTGTCATCGGCTGGTTTTGCACAGCTAGCGAAATACGCTTTCTCGTATCAAAATCACTTCTTTTATAAGCGAAATCGAATTCAGTAATTTCCTCTATTCTGGAAAACGCCTCCTCAATTTTCAGGTTCTTCAGTTCAACTGAAACAAGGATTTCGTCAAGGCTTTTTCGTTGTGCTTCGCCCTCACTGGCAAATATCAGGGTGCATAATACAGTCTGCAGAATCATGCCATAAACTGCGTATTTTGACATAATTGCAATTTTTTTCAGTACTTTTGATTTCATAGTCTAAGTAGTTTTTGTTTGCGAAATTCAAGAACACAGACTTTGTCTCATGATTGCCGTCAAGCCATCCCCATGTTTTGTCGGCTTCATGAGACTCTTTTTTAACTTGTGTTTATTTCCATAAGCTTATCGTTGGTTAATTTTAGTTGTTGTCCAAAGCGGCGTTAATAAATTCTTACGGTCTTGCTTTTGATTTCATATTCGAAATCGTAGACGAATGCCAATCCTTCCAGCACGAGTTCCAAAGGCTTGTTTTTATAAGCGCCACTGAAATCCTTTTCTAGCGATATCCTCTTTTCAACTTTGATGCTAACGCCATACCACTGTTCCAGCCTTTCCAATACTTCTCCGAATTCGGCGTTTTCGAAATATATCAAGCCTTCTTTCCATTCGAATAAATCCCTTTCATCGAATGATTCTTTGTTGAGTGTACGGTGAAGTTTTTCAAAAACGCCCATCTCACCAGGCACTAATACCAAAGTCTCCCCGTCATTTCCTGATTTCTTCCCTCCAGCTTTCTCAACCGACACTTTACCAGTTGCTACTGCCACCTTAACCCCTTCAGCATTCGGATAGGCTCTGACGGTAAACGAAGTGCCCAGAACCCTTGTAATCAACTGTTCGGTCTCTATAATAAATGGGCGGCTGGGGTCTTTAGTCACATCAAAAAAAGCTTCACCTTCCAAAGTCACCTTTCGCTCTTTACCCTCAAACCGTTCCTGATAAACGAGCTTACTGTCAGCGTTCAAGGTCACAACACTACCATCAGAAAGGATAATAGTTGACTTTTGGCCCTTTGGGTTGATTTTTTCGACATAAGTAATTGTTTCCACTTGTTCAGTGGCAACAAGTGAGGTTTCCTTTCCCTTGATCAAATAGAAAACAACACTAAAAACTGCCACCGGAACTAAAACAGCGGCTACACGAAGCCAGTAAGGCATTACTCTCAGCGTCTTAGGCAGGTTCTGCTCTTTCATTTGGTCTAGCGAGGCAGCAATGCGATTTGTCAAACGCTCAGTGACCTCAACTTCCATCTGAGGAAACAGATGGCTTTCATTCCATATGATCTCCGCTTGCGGGCCAAGGTCATCCGTACCCCCTTCATCAATCAGGCGCATCAACAGGTCGACTTCCTTGTCGCTGGCCTGACCTGAAAGGTACTTTTGAAATAGCTCTTGCTTTTTTCTAGTCTTCACTTGGTTACCCTTTTGTATATATCTCCCAAAAGCCAGACGAACGGGTGACTGAACTGGTAACTTTTTTTTATTTCTAAACTATTTTTCGACATTAGGAGATAACTAATACCTACAACACACCTACATAATGCTACGCCCTCAGCTAGTTGAAGCCATCAAAAACGGCGACAAAGAGGCTTTTGAAGAGTTGTACCACAACTATTTTCAGAGGGTGTATTTCTTTGCTTTTAAGATTTGCAAGTCAAAAGAAATTGCTGAAGAAATTACGCAAGATACCTTCATTACAATCTGGAATAAGCGAAATTCTCTAGATATTACCCTGTCACTAGAAGGTCTTATTTATAAAATTGCCAGAGATTTTTCATTCAAGCAATTGCAAAAAATAGCCAGGGTTCACGCCATTGAAGCTGACTTGAAAGAGTTGATTTCAAACCTGGACAATTCCACTCAGGACGATATCAGCTTCCGGGAGTGTTTGAGAAATATCGAAGCGGTAATGGACAAGCTTCCGAAAAAAAGAAAAGAAATTTTCCAGAGAAGGATCATGGATCAGCAGAGTATAAAAATGATCAGCGAAAACATGGGAATTAGTGAAAACACAACCAAGACCCAGTTACTCAAGGCCACCAAGTTTGTCAGAGAGCAGCTCGGAAGTATTCTGTCGCTTACGCTTTTCTTGTAAAAAAATGGTGAGCGTCGGCTCACCATTTCATTTATGTTATTTTGCTGTAGTCGGTTATCTTCTAAGTCGTCTCCTTCGGCATTTCCTTCACCGCAAAATCCACCGCTCTGGCTGTTAGTGCCATGTAAGTGAGCGAGGGGTTTTGTGTGCTGGTAGAGGTCATGCAAGCCCCGTCAGTAACAAAGACGTTTTTGGCCAGATGCATCCGGTTCCACTTGTCAAGCAGCGACGTTTTAGGGTCTTTGCCCATGCGTACACCGCCCATTTCATGGATATCCAGGCCAGGCGCCTGTTTGGAATCGTTCGACTGAATGTCGGTAAAGCCGGCCATTGTGAACATCTCAGTGAGTTGCTCTATGTAATCAGCCACCATTTTTTCGTCGTTGTCGTCATAGTCCACATTGACTTTCAGCAATGGGATGCCCCACTCGTCCTTCTGCGTTGGGTCAATACCCCAGTAATTAGACTCTTTCGGAATAGTTTCTCCCATCATGTGAGAGCCTACTCGCCATCCACCCCACTCAGGGTTGAGTAAATTTGATTTGAGCGACTCACCAACTCCATCATAGTTCCGATCCACCTGGCGGCCGGCACTGAAGCCAGCGGCATAGCCCCTCAGGAAGTTGGTTTCCTGCTTGTACACGTTACGGAAACGAGGTATATACCCGCTGGTGGGCCTACGGCCTAGGGAAGTGGTGTCAGGAAAACCATCGTATCTTCCGGAAACCCTGGCTCTGTAATTGTGGAAAGCCGCATATTTGCCAAGCAACCCATTGTCATTGCCCAATCCGTTCGGAAAACGATTCGAAGTCGAATTGAGAAGGATCAGATTGGTGTTCAACGCTCCTGCATTTACAAATACGATGGAAGCATAGTACTCGATCATTTCCTTCGATTCGGAATCAACCACCCGCACGCCGGTCACTTTCTCTTTCACATCGTCATAGATAAGAGAGTGTACCACAGAGAATGGTCTTAGTGTGGCATTGCCTGTTTTCAATGCCCATGGAATCGTGGACGAATTACTATTGAAGTAGCCTCCAAACGGGCACCCACGCTGACACAAGGTTCTGTTCATGCACTGGCCCCTTCCCTGCTCCAAGTGAATAGGCTGAGGCTCGGAAAGGTGGGCACAACGGGCAGAGATGATATTTCTATCCTTATAGGTCGACTCTACTTTCTCTTTGAAGTAGCCTTCTACGCAATTCAGGTCGTAGCCTGGCAAAAACTCGCCATCAGGAAGATTAGGAAGACCATCTTTGAAGCCGGCAATGCCTACAAACTTCTCAACGTAACTGTACCAGGGAGCAATGTCCTTGTACCTGATTGGCCAATCGACTGCGAAGCCATCTCTGGCCGGGCCCTCAAAGTCGAAGTCGCTCCAGCGCTGTGTCTGTCTCGCCCACATAATGGACTTGCCTCCCACCTGGTAGCCCCTGATCCAGTCAAAAGGCTTCTCTTGCACGTAGGGATGCTCTTTGTCTTTCACAAAGAAGTGCATAGAATCTTCCCGGAAATTGTAACACTTGCTTACTATCGGATTCTCTTCCACTATTTCCTGTGGCACCTGCATCCGATGCTTGAATTCCCAGGGCATCATATTGGTGGTTGGGTAGTCCACGTTGTGCTTCACATCCCTTCCCCGCTCAAGAATCAGCGTTTTCAAGCCTTTGTCGGCCAGCTCTTTGGCTGCCCATCCTCCGCTCATTCCCGAACCGATGACAATGGCGTCGTAGGTGTTTTCTTTGGTGCTGTCTATATTAAAATTTGCCATTACATTACAATTAATCCGTCAGTAGATACACATGCCTGGAAGGGGCCTGGCACGTGCTTATAGGGGAATTTTTCTGTCAAGATGTACTGCGAAGACATATAACCCCTAATCGTGTATCCCTTGGTAGCATCCAGAAATGATTTAACATCTTTCAGGCCTGGTTTAGATGCATCGTCAGCATCTTCCATGGCCATGATGTCGGTAAGAACTTTCTCTTTGTAGGCCTGGTCGCCTTTTGCAAAAGCCTTGTCAAAATTTTCCTTAACAAAAGGGCCAAATTTTTGAAGACCACTCGTAAATACACCCTGCTCGCTCTTGTCCATACAATCGTCGGCCATCACCAGCACAAACTTGTAGACCTCCAGCTCGTCAGCGCCGGGAATTTCTCCAGAAGGGATAATGGTTTGCACAATTTTGGCGAGCAAATCTTGCTGATCAGCATCTATCTGCAAATTATTAAGTGCCATGGCCACCCGTTCAGGTTCGAACGAGCACGATGGCAGGAGCGCCACTCCACCAGCAAAAAGGGCAGCTTGTTTAAGGGCGGTTCGTCTGTCCATGATTAAAATATTTCACAGTGTTGTTTCAAAGGAAAACTGAATTAAATGAATCCTGCTGAAAGAAGTAACGAATAGGCTGATTTTTATAGCCCAGTATACTATGGTGAATTATTTGCCACCTAAAATAGAACTATCTGCTACCCCCAATGCAGCCAACGGTCTTATCAACAACTTCGTGCTTTTTATCAAAAAAAATTATCGGGTAAGTAAATGTTTGGAAACCTTTGGCGGCGGTCATCGTCATTGTAGCAAGTTAAAATCTCAAAATAATCATATGCCTAATTTTTTTAAATGCTTGCTGCTGAGCAGCTTGCTCTCGGGATACTCTTTTGCCTTTGCCAGCCAGGACTTAACGCAAACAGTGAAGGGCCAGGTGCTGGATGCGCAGTCGCTGGCGCCTGTGCCAGGTGCCACGGTAATGATCGTCAACAGCAACCCCATGAAGGGTGCGGTAACCGACCTTGATGGCTATTTCAAAATTGAAAAAGTGCCTGTTGGGCGCCACCATGTGCAGATTTCATTTGTTGGCTACGAAAACAAACTGATTCCGGAAGTGCTGGTGGGCTCAGGAAAAGAAGTGGTACTGAATGTTCACCTGACAGAATCCATTGTTCAAATGGCTGAGGTGGTTGTCACTGCCTCGGAACAAGACAAAGGAACTCCACTTAACGACTTTGCCACTGTCAGTGCCAAATCCATCAACGTGGAGGAAACAAGCCGTTATGCGGCAACCTTTGATGATCCGGCCAGGGCTGCACAGTCTTTTGCAGGTGTGCGTGGCGGCGGCGATGACATCCAAAATGAGCTGGTGATCAGAGGCAACTCCCCCAGAGGCATGCTTTGGCGGGTAGAGGGTGTGGAAGTACCTAACCCCAATCACTTTGCGGAGGAGGGCTCTTCATCGGGAGGCATCAGTATTTTGAGCAACAACATGCTCGCCAATTCCGACTTTTACACAGGTGCATTTCCTGCGCAGTATGGCAACGCTCTGAGTGGTGTGTTTGACATCAACCTCAGAAAAGGCAATACCGATAAGAGAGAATACGCTTTTCAGGCGGGTGTGCTTGGCATTGCCGTGGCGGCCGAAGGCCCGCTAAAAAAAGGAGGCAAAGCTTCGTATTTATTGAACTACCGCTATTCTACA contains:
- a CDS encoding RNA polymerase sigma factor; translation: MLRPQLVEAIKNGDKEAFEELYHNYFQRVYFFAFKICKSKEIAEEITQDTFITIWNKRNSLDITLSLEGLIYKIARDFSFKQLQKIARVHAIEADLKELISNLDNSTQDDISFRECLRNIEAVMDKLPKKRKEIFQRRIMDQQSIKMISENMGISENTTKTQLLKATKFVREQLGSILSLTLFL
- a CDS encoding GMC family oxidoreductase, whose translation is MANFNIDSTKENTYDAIVIGSGMSGGWAAKELADKGLKTLILERGRDVKHNVDYPTTNMMPWEFKHRMQVPQEIVEENPIVSKCYNFREDSMHFFVKDKEHPYVQEKPFDWIRGYQVGGKSIMWARQTQRWSDFDFEGPARDGFAVDWPIRYKDIAPWYSYVEKFVGIAGFKDGLPNLPDGEFLPGYDLNCVEGYFKEKVESTYKDRNIISARCAHLSEPQPIHLEQGRGQCMNRTLCQRGCPFGGYFNSNSSTIPWALKTGNATLRPFSVVHSLIYDDVKEKVTGVRVVDSESKEMIEYYASIVFVNAGALNTNLILLNSTSNRFPNGLGNDNGLLGKYAAFHNYRARVSGRYDGFPDTTSLGRRPTSGYIPRFRNVYKQETNFLRGYAAGFSAGRQVDRNYDGVGESLKSNLLNPEWGGWRVGSHMMGETIPKESNYWGIDPTQKDEWGIPLLKVNVDYDDNDEKMVADYIEQLTEMFTMAGFTDIQSNDSKQAPGLDIHEMGGVRMGKDPKTSLLDKWNRMHLAKNVFVTDGACMTSTSTQNPSLTYMALTARAVDFAVKEMPKETT
- a CDS encoding gluconate 2-dehydrogenase subunit 3 family protein, whose product is MDRRTALKQAALFAGGVALLPSCSFEPERVAMALNNLQIDADQQDLLAKIVQTIIPSGEIPGADELEVYKFVLVMADDCMDKSEQGVFTSGLQKFGPFVKENFDKAFAKGDQAYKEKVLTDIMAMEDADDASKPGLKDVKSFLDATKGYTIRGYMSSQYILTEKFPYKHVPGPFQACVSTDGLIVM
- a CDS encoding SusC/RagA family TonB-linked outer membrane protein, coding for MSKYAVYGMILQTVLCTLIFASEGEAQRKSLDEILVSVELKNLKIEEAFSRIEEITEFDFAYKRSDFDTRKRISLAVQNQPMTELLLGIARETGLQFKRIDETINVSRAFEQTNLVSELLAVVATASEVEVTGRVTDNGGNGLPGVNVLIKGTSTGTVTDFDGNYKLLAEDNATLVFSFVGYKTAEVAIGGRTSISVTLDDDIAALEEIVVVGYGEQKKVSVTNAVAQVNGEELTKRPVSSIQQSLQGQAAGLTVLDQGGSPGRTATTMRVRGITTLGNKNDALVIVDGVEQQLTNINPGDIESVSILKDAASTAIYGSRAANGVILITTKRAKEGKVTVDYSTYYALQNSVNNPKMDMPSYMKLQQVAYENAGLVVPQKFTDQGIDEYLRGNKTDPEKFPHVNEWYKVMLYAAPQFNHNLAVSGGSETFKARMSMRYMKQNSILDVPIDYGSNLRDVRVNSDFKASENLTFSTDLNYRSNYSLAPVNEANVFDRFIHGSLFATPKYEDGTYGLSTQGNNPLMFAEQQGTSKLWNENIFGSAKAQWKIVDHLTFSSQLAMRIDNIRRKDFTNAFSNTDKNTNITRTVVNNSLTEIRDNSTEYTWNNLLLYDNAFGNHEVKALLGYSTIDNAKDSLRAYRERFYNNDIQSIGQGADDGTKTNYGVNSQFGLRSYFSRVNYSYNDRYLLEMNARYDGSSRFTGSNQYSFFPSFSGGWRISEEDFMQGIVPLDEFKLRASWGKTGNQTVGLYSYYQSLFASAYTFNGVSVIGFQPTTISNRDITWETTTQTDIGFDAQVFGGFTVALDYYFKRTEGILLNLPIPATIGLGAPPQNAGVVDNKGVELQLGYRNAPDKALRYNTTLNISANRNNVVSLSGTGPYITGSDINPLTIIDEGLPINSQWGYKTDGLFQTQEEVDSYPNIGPNRGPGDVKYVDINNDGLINASDRVVIGKSFPDFVFALNGNVSYKNFELNLLLQGASGVDTRLAGGIAENGNNEGFVPEIVSKGNYWTSENTDARFPRPYKRDLLNMYTSDRMIIDGSYLRLKNVQLLYNLPDMLVTKMRMTRANVYVSATNLFTISKLNQWGLDPEVGNGRATYYPQVSLWTLGANIQF
- a CDS encoding FecR family protein; translation: MKTRKKQELFQKYLSGQASDKEVDLLMRLIDEGGTDDLGPQAEIIWNESHLFPQMEVEVTERLTNRIAASLDQMKEQNLPKTLRVMPYWLRVAAVLVPVAVFSVVFYLIKGKETSLVATEQVETITYVEKINPKGQKSTIILSDGSVVTLNADSKLVYQERFEGKERKVTLEGEAFFDVTKDPSRPFIIETEQLITRVLGTSFTVRAYPNAEGVKVAVATGKVSVEKAGGKKSGNDGETLVLVPGEMGVFEKLHRTLNKESFDERDLFEWKEGLIYFENAEFGEVLERLEQWYGVSIKVEKRISLEKDFSGAYKNKPLELVLEGLAFVYDFEYEIKSKTVRIY